Proteins encoded in a region of the Streptacidiphilus rugosus AM-16 genome:
- a CDS encoding ABC transporter substrate-binding protein — MSRRVYIPALLAAVLVAGGCSSGSPSTPGVTATTVTIGSHQPLSGPSAAGSSEEAPAAKAYFEFVNDHGGVNGRKIIYDYQDDAGNPANTVTVVHRLVEKEKVFAVFDGFGTPTHQAVAGYLNAQGVPDLFPASACTCWNDPAKLPYTFGWVTDYHREGKILGTYVAKAFPGKRIAYFYQDNDFGRQAVQGLDTVVPAASVVARETYQPTYRDVTPQMRAIVRARADVIISLSAPSYTALLRLAQQKLGNTAQLVVNVGGSDPVSLSSLLRFSGSGTAAGQGSPLIQGVITDAYLTPTSDISSGWTSLAKMIHDRYIPAAPFDHYTVYGMATAYTFVQALQRAGKNPTRQSLIAAIERGGLSPGPGLTPLDYSHTSHGGYTGAQIGVVKGDTVVLQGQPLTTDDGKGPVVPYTTPQAPAPASGIPAP; from the coding sequence ATGAGCAGGCGTGTGTACATCCCGGCACTTCTTGCCGCGGTTCTCGTCGCCGGTGGCTGCAGTTCCGGCAGCCCGTCCACGCCGGGTGTGACCGCGACTACGGTCACCATCGGCAGCCACCAGCCTCTGAGCGGCCCCTCCGCAGCCGGGAGCAGCGAAGAGGCGCCTGCCGCCAAGGCATATTTCGAATTCGTCAACGACCACGGCGGCGTCAACGGCCGCAAGATCATCTACGACTACCAGGACGACGCGGGCAACCCCGCCAACACCGTCACCGTCGTCCACCGGCTCGTCGAAAAGGAGAAGGTCTTCGCCGTCTTCGATGGCTTCGGTACTCCGACACATCAGGCAGTGGCCGGTTATCTCAATGCCCAGGGAGTTCCTGACCTTTTCCCTGCATCCGCGTGCACGTGCTGGAATGATCCCGCAAAACTTCCGTATACTTTCGGCTGGGTCACTGATTATCATCGCGAGGGAAAGATTCTCGGCACTTACGTGGCCAAGGCGTTCCCTGGAAAGAGGATCGCCTACTTCTATCAGGACAACGACTTCGGGCGGCAGGCAGTCCAGGGTCTAGATACGGTTGTTCCCGCTGCTTCGGTTGTCGCCCGGGAGACCTACCAGCCCACGTATCGCGACGTCACGCCACAGATGAGAGCCATCGTCCGAGCCAGGGCCGACGTCATCATCAGCCTTTCCGCCCCCAGCTACACCGCTTTGCTGCGCCTGGCCCAGCAGAAGCTCGGGAACACGGCGCAGCTGGTTGTCAATGTCGGGGGCTCCGACCCGGTGTCTTTGTCCAGCCTGCTGAGGTTCTCCGGCTCGGGAACCGCCGCCGGCCAGGGGAGCCCGCTCATCCAGGGCGTCATCACTGATGCTTATCTCACGCCGACGAGTGACATTTCGAGCGGTTGGACGTCTCTGGCCAAAATGATTCATGATCGCTATATTCCGGCTGCCCCGTTCGACCATTACACTGTTTATGGCATGGCGACCGCCTACACATTCGTCCAGGCTCTCCAACGTGCTGGGAAGAACCCGACGCGCCAGTCCCTGATCGCCGCCATCGAGCGGGGCGGACTGTCGCCGGGGCCGGGGCTGACTCCGCTCGACTACAGTCACACCTCGCACGGCGGCTACACCGGCGCCCAGATCGGCGTGGTCAAGGGCGACACCGTCGTCTTGCAGGGACAGCCGCTGACCACGGATGACGGCAAGGGCCCCGTCGTCCCTTACACCACCCCGCAGGCGCCGGCCCCCGCGAGCGGCATCCCCGCCCCTTGA
- a CDS encoding transposase, which translates to MEPQPWPEPAPEVARAVRAKNYGRRVPLPVAVRDRFGELFPDAEFAEAFGPTGPAGWSPGRLALITVFQMAENLTDRQAAEAVRDKLSWMYALGLGLEDTGFDFSVLSQFRTRVVEHGLEEKALDLLLERLKGLGMLPAGGKQRTDSTHVVSAVRDLNRLELAGESVRAAVEALTVAAPHWVATVLDVTGWSHRYDTRIDTWRMPSSTTKRDQLALTYARDGFALLEAVHDARSPHWLRELPAVQTLRTVLLQNYTRATDARGREQVKRREKQDDGGDGLPPGHLRLASPYDLDTRWSAKRDMFWNGFKLLVSETCTAVAEDERTAPNLITDVATTASTVPDVKALEPIHRRQHRRGLLPGEHYLDSGYASADAIVTARERGVALITPVLLDQSRQAREQLGFDAANFTIDFKYKKADVLFAMLRDGTFYEPSR; encoded by the coding sequence ATGGAGCCTCAGCCGTGGCCGGAGCCGGCGCCCGAGGTGGCGCGGGCGGTTCGGGCGAAGAACTACGGGCGGCGGGTGCCCTTGCCGGTGGCCGTCCGTGACCGGTTCGGGGAGCTGTTCCCCGACGCCGAGTTCGCCGAGGCGTTCGGACCGACCGGGCCGGCAGGCTGGTCACCGGGCAGGTTGGCGTTGATCACGGTGTTCCAGATGGCGGAGAACTTGACCGATCGACAGGCCGCGGAGGCGGTGCGGGACAAACTGTCGTGGATGTACGCGCTGGGTCTGGGGCTGGAGGACACCGGTTTCGACTTCTCCGTGCTTTCCCAGTTCCGCACCCGTGTGGTCGAGCACGGTCTGGAGGAGAAGGCCCTGGACCTGCTGCTGGAGCGACTGAAGGGCCTGGGAATGCTCCCGGCCGGGGGCAAGCAGCGCACCGACTCCACGCACGTGGTCTCCGCGGTGCGGGACCTGAACCGGCTCGAGCTGGCCGGGGAGAGCGTGCGGGCCGCCGTCGAGGCGCTCACGGTGGCGGCGCCGCACTGGGTCGCCACCGTGCTCGACGTGACCGGCTGGTCCCACCGCTATGACACCCGGATCGACACCTGGCGCATGCCCTCCTCGACCACCAAGCGTGACCAGCTCGCGCTCACCTACGCCCGCGACGGCTTCGCCCTGCTCGAGGCCGTGCATGACGCGCGTTCCCCGCACTGGCTGCGCGAACTGCCCGCGGTGCAGACCCTGCGCACGGTGCTGCTGCAGAACTACACGCGCGCCACGGACGCCCGGGGACGGGAACAGGTCAAGCGGCGGGAGAAGCAGGACGACGGAGGTGACGGGCTACCACCCGGCCACCTACGCCTGGCTTCCCCCTACGACCTGGACACCCGCTGGTCGGCCAAGCGGGACATGTTCTGGAACGGGTTCAAGCTGCTCGTTTCCGAGACATGCACGGCCGTGGCCGAGGACGAGCGCACCGCCCCGAACCTGATCACCGACGTGGCCACCACCGCGTCCACCGTCCCGGACGTCAAGGCGCTGGAGCCGATCCACCGGCGCCAGCACCGGCGCGGCCTGCTGCCCGGTGAGCACTACCTCGACTCCGGCTACGCCAGCGCGGACGCCATCGTCACCGCCCGCGAGCGCGGCGTCGCACTGATCACCCCGGTCCTGCTCGACCAGTCCCGCCAGGCCCGCGAACAGCTCGGCTTCGACGCCGCGAACTTCACCATCGACTTCAAATACAAGAAGGCCGACGTCCTGTTCGCCATGCTTCGCGACGGCACCTTCTACGAACCGTCACGCTGA
- a CDS encoding DUF4265 domain-containing protein, which yields MTNISDAHVKVHFRLEVDEDGCPPASVESLWAVDLGDGTVRLDDTPWFVRGVASDDIIRVEVDEDGVRWTGETVLASENCTIRLIVRKDGGSEAARQTVLETFHRLGTTGEGIEQFRMVALDVPPTANLPKIRRLLDHGETKGWWHWEEGCVTAAWRDTASD from the coding sequence GTGACGAACATCAGCGATGCCCACGTTAAGGTCCACTTCCGGCTGGAGGTGGACGAGGATGGGTGCCCTCCGGCGAGTGTCGAGAGCCTGTGGGCCGTGGACCTCGGCGACGGGACGGTACGCCTCGACGACACTCCCTGGTTCGTGCGCGGGGTCGCCAGCGACGACATCATCCGTGTCGAGGTCGACGAGGATGGCGTGCGCTGGACCGGGGAGACCGTGCTCGCCTCTGAGAACTGCACCATCCGATTGATCGTGCGGAAAGATGGCGGATCGGAGGCTGCCCGGCAGACGGTGCTTGAGACCTTTCATCGGCTCGGCACAACTGGCGAGGGCATCGAACAGTTCCGTATGGTCGCGCTGGACGTCCCACCGACGGCGAACCTGCCGAAGATCCGCAGACTGCTGGATCACGGCGAGACGAAGGGTTGGTGGCATTGGGAGGAAGGGTGCGTCACCGCAGCCTGGAGGGACACGGCCTCTGACTGA
- a CDS encoding ABC transporter substrate-binding protein, translating into MTSTTVTIGSHQVLTGPAASGLNEIAPAAKAYFDYVNARGGVNGRKILYEYLDDAYTPANTPALVRKLVERDQVFAVFNGEGTADHSAVVGYLTAHKVPDLFPASGCVCWNQPSTLPYTFGWQMDYIREGKILGAYVEKAFPGKRIAYFYQDDGYGQQGVQGLERVIPASSVVARQTYKAGYNDVSAQMLAINRSRADVIISFSVPAYTALLRLAQRRTGNTAKLVVSFAGGDPVTLARLLPSQPGGGGADAGVFDGVVTDTWLVPVSQAASGWVALLKEVRDQYLSGQPLDAWTEYGVAAAYTFVQALQRAGRNLTRPSLLTAVAQGGFSPGFGLTPFDYSPTSHGGYTGTQIATIRDGAYVLQRRPVTTDDGSGPVVPYTGPAVPPGPGGVPRP; encoded by the coding sequence GTGACATCGACGACGGTGACGATCGGGAGCCATCAGGTGCTCACGGGTCCGGCCGCTTCGGGTCTGAACGAGATCGCGCCGGCTGCGAAGGCCTACTTCGACTACGTCAATGCCCGCGGCGGCGTCAACGGCCGCAAGATCCTTTACGAGTACCTGGACGATGCGTACACCCCCGCCAACACTCCAGCACTCGTACGGAAACTCGTGGAACGGGACCAGGTGTTCGCCGTCTTCAACGGAGAGGGCACCGCAGACCACAGCGCGGTGGTCGGATACCTCACCGCCCACAAGGTTCCCGACCTGTTTCCCGCGTCCGGGTGTGTCTGCTGGAACCAGCCTTCGACGCTCCCCTACACCTTCGGCTGGCAAATGGACTACATCCGTGAGGGCAAGATCCTCGGCGCCTACGTCGAGAAAGCGTTCCCTGGGAAGAGAATCGCCTACTTCTACCAGGACGACGGCTACGGCCAGCAGGGCGTCCAGGGCCTGGAGAGAGTGATCCCGGCGTCCTCCGTGGTCGCCCGTCAGACCTACAAGGCCGGTTACAACGACGTCAGCGCTCAGATGCTCGCCATCAACCGGTCCCGGGCGGATGTGATCATCAGCTTCTCGGTGCCGGCCTACACGGCCCTGCTGCGTCTGGCCCAGCGAAGAACGGGCAACACCGCCAAGCTGGTGGTGTCCTTCGCCGGTGGGGATCCAGTGACGCTGGCACGGCTGCTGCCCTCGCAGCCAGGCGGTGGCGGGGCAGACGCGGGGGTCTTCGACGGCGTCGTCACCGACACCTGGCTGGTTCCGGTGTCCCAGGCAGCCAGCGGCTGGGTCGCTTTGCTGAAGGAGGTCCGCGACCAGTACCTGTCAGGTCAGCCACTGGACGCGTGGACCGAGTACGGGGTGGCCGCCGCCTACACCTTCGTGCAGGCGCTTCAGCGAGCGGGCAGGAACCTGACCCGCCCGTCCCTGTTGACCGCGGTTGCGCAGGGAGGATTCTCCCCAGGGTTCGGGCTCACTCCCTTCGACTACAGCCCCACCTCGCACGGCGGCTACACCGGGACGCAGATCGCCACGATCCGCGACGGCGCCTACGTTCTGCAACGCCGGCCCGTGACCACCGACGACGGTTCGGGACCAGTGGTTCCCTACACCGGGCCTGCCGTCCCACCCGGCCCCGGCGGCGTCCCCAGGCCCTGA
- a CDS encoding hybrid sensor histidine kinase/response regulator: MRRLRLRIGHKLAAIALVFLVPLVLAGVYISGQLTGTVNSAYGELHGAQFVRQLSALTFDLLRFRSLSVEAEHGIPVPAAQITAAEAAVDRDLAQASRTDPTLQRQLNSAVQIAGQDQLAPASLASEWQGVKSIPPADAMSAGFTPQLITNLLALYSYLGDTARFNLDPQLDTYYTGTAMLTQQSTLVNQVAQVGDLLGTAPRSAAGDSGISQVSGQLTQQLDQLQSSLGRAFDETPAYNNNSALQPTLAPLLDQSGSAVDALVSAASRQSSGTGPPLPRDTAQTLTAAALQADARLWSSTIDQEERMLHTRIDHAETRDTILLAAMGAALLLIIATTTLISRRIARNLSGVAEAASALAEGSLDQRARVTSHDEIATLARTFNAMADRLQRSYALVEEEVQERTQELRTRTLTLNLLRGVAAAANKAGTWDEALTAALPLICAHMGWPAARATTLPAADERQSRTATVAWHTGEQCSPLVRGLAQGAPDATLSPLAQRARTTGDPQGPQSPDTRTDPHGALFARAGITYTLAFPVLVGRESVAVVEFFTADPQPPPRTATALITDLLTQLGRVREREITADALEAASRAKGAFLATMSHEIRTPMNAVMGMTELLLDTPLTAEQRGFAEIVHNSADGLLAILNDILDYSKFETGKFELEQTPVDLRDCMESAFDLIALKAREKQDLDLACVIDPELPDEVIGDGLRLRQILINLLGNAVKFTETGEVVLTATRLPAGNPHAPHSGAGGHKEGDTARDKTAPLPEPGPPPDSAGEFTVHFAVRDTGVGIPPEGLTQLFQPFEQADSSTTRRFGGTGLGLAISHRLVDLMGGTIWAESHTGRGSTFHFTMPTHQVPLSQRHPRTAPPTTLHGRRLLAVDDNSTNRQILTRQAHTLGMDARVTGSPKEALAWIRDGLRFDVAVLDLRMPGMDGVTLAQRIRRHRPHLPMILLSSLSGPDTGPEDPPLFSAYLSKPVKAAQLHASLARAVLPQAPAQDGRPAPAAPSSPVPYPTPLRILLAEDNHVNQQLALRMLEKIGYQADVADDGAQALDALRAKPYDVVLMDVHMPVMNGLEASRAIHDQWPEDQRPRIIALTASATREDHDACTAAGMDDYLTKPLTLTALQTALASCPSPAPAVPETRHMTTSTSKEAEHHPRTRTSLRRQKSPQD, translated from the coding sequence GTGCGGCGGCTTCGGCTGCGGATCGGGCACAAGCTGGCCGCGATCGCCTTGGTGTTCCTGGTGCCACTGGTCCTGGCCGGGGTGTACATCAGCGGGCAGCTGACCGGCACCGTCAACTCTGCCTACGGCGAGCTGCACGGCGCCCAGTTCGTCCGCCAGCTCAGTGCTCTCACGTTCGACCTGCTCCGGTTCCGTTCCCTCTCGGTCGAGGCCGAGCACGGCATCCCGGTGCCGGCCGCCCAGATCACCGCCGCTGAAGCGGCAGTGGACCGCGATCTCGCACAAGCCAGCCGGACCGATCCGACCCTTCAGCGGCAGCTGAACTCCGCCGTGCAGATCGCCGGCCAAGATCAGCTGGCGCCTGCCTCCCTGGCCTCCGAATGGCAGGGGGTCAAATCAATCCCCCCAGCGGACGCCATGAGCGCGGGCTTCACACCGCAGCTGATCACCAACCTGCTGGCGCTCTACTCCTACCTGGGCGACACCGCCAGGTTCAACCTGGACCCGCAGCTTGACACCTACTACACCGGCACGGCCATGCTGACCCAGCAGTCCACGTTGGTGAACCAGGTCGCCCAGGTGGGCGACCTGCTCGGCACGGCCCCCCGCAGCGCTGCGGGCGACAGCGGCATCTCCCAGGTGAGCGGCCAGCTCACTCAGCAACTGGACCAACTGCAAAGCTCCCTCGGCCGCGCCTTCGACGAGACCCCCGCCTACAACAACAACAGCGCCCTGCAGCCCACCCTGGCACCGCTGCTGGACCAGTCCGGCAGCGCCGTGGACGCCCTCGTCTCCGCGGCAAGCCGGCAGAGCTCAGGCACCGGCCCGCCTCTGCCACGGGATACCGCGCAGACGCTGACGGCCGCCGCCCTGCAGGCCGACGCGCGGCTGTGGTCCTCCACGATCGACCAGGAGGAGCGCATGTTGCACACCCGGATCGACCACGCGGAGACCCGGGACACGATCTTGCTGGCGGCCATGGGAGCGGCACTGCTGCTGATCATCGCCACGACCACGTTGATATCCCGCCGCATTGCCCGGAACCTGTCCGGCGTCGCCGAGGCCGCCAGCGCCCTGGCAGAAGGCAGCCTCGACCAGCGGGCCCGTGTGACCAGCCACGACGAAATCGCGACCTTGGCCCGTACCTTCAACGCCATGGCCGACCGCCTGCAACGAAGCTACGCCCTGGTCGAGGAGGAGGTGCAGGAACGGACACAGGAACTGCGCACCCGCACCCTCACCCTCAACCTGCTACGAGGCGTGGCCGCGGCCGCGAACAAAGCCGGCACCTGGGACGAAGCGCTGACCGCCGCGCTACCCCTGATCTGCGCCCACATGGGCTGGCCCGCCGCCCGCGCCACCACTCTCCCGGCCGCCGATGAACGGCAGAGCCGCACCGCCACGGTGGCATGGCACACCGGCGAACAGTGCTCCCCCCTCGTGCGCGGGCTCGCACAGGGGGCGCCGGATGCGACACTCTCCCCTCTGGCGCAGCGCGCGCGCACCACCGGTGACCCGCAAGGCCCCCAATCGCCGGACACGCGGACAGATCCGCACGGCGCACTGTTCGCACGGGCCGGGATCACCTACACGCTTGCCTTCCCCGTCCTGGTGGGCCGGGAGAGCGTGGCCGTGGTCGAGTTCTTCACCGCCGACCCGCAACCCCCGCCCCGGACGGCCACCGCCTTGATCACAGACCTGCTGACCCAGCTCGGCCGGGTTCGGGAACGGGAGATCACCGCCGACGCGCTGGAAGCCGCCAGCCGGGCCAAGGGCGCGTTCCTGGCCACGATGAGCCACGAGATCCGCACCCCGATGAACGCCGTCATGGGCATGACCGAACTTCTGCTCGACACCCCGTTGACCGCAGAACAACGCGGCTTCGCCGAGATCGTCCACAACAGCGCCGACGGCCTGCTCGCGATCCTCAACGACATCCTCGACTACTCCAAGTTCGAAACTGGCAAGTTCGAACTCGAACAGACGCCGGTCGACCTGCGCGACTGCATGGAGTCCGCGTTCGACCTCATCGCCCTCAAGGCCCGGGAGAAGCAGGACCTGGACCTGGCCTGCGTGATCGACCCCGAGCTGCCCGACGAAGTGATCGGCGACGGGCTGCGCCTGCGCCAGATCCTGATCAACCTGCTCGGGAACGCGGTCAAGTTCACCGAAACCGGCGAGGTCGTGCTCACCGCCACCCGCCTGCCCGCCGGAAATCCGCACGCACCCCACAGCGGCGCCGGCGGCCATAAGGAGGGCGACACGGCCCGCGACAAGACCGCACCGCTCCCGGAGCCGGGCCCGCCGCCGGACAGCGCGGGCGAGTTCACCGTGCACTTCGCCGTCCGCGACACTGGCGTCGGCATCCCACCTGAAGGGCTCACCCAGCTCTTCCAGCCGTTCGAGCAGGCCGACTCCTCCACCACCCGCCGCTTTGGCGGCACCGGCCTGGGACTGGCCATCAGCCACCGCCTGGTCGACCTCATGGGCGGCACCATCTGGGCGGAATCCCACACCGGCCGGGGATCCACCTTCCACTTCACCATGCCCACCCACCAGGTTCCCCTGTCCCAGCGACACCCGCGCACCGCACCGCCCACGACATTGCACGGCAGGCGCCTGCTCGCAGTGGATGACAACTCCACCAACCGCCAGATCCTCACACGCCAGGCCCACACCCTCGGCATGGACGCCCGCGTCACCGGATCACCGAAGGAAGCACTCGCCTGGATCCGCGACGGCCTCCGGTTCGACGTGGCGGTCCTGGACCTGCGGATGCCCGGCATGGACGGTGTCACCCTCGCCCAACGGATCCGCCGCCACCGCCCCCATCTGCCGATGATCCTGTTGTCCTCCCTCAGCGGACCGGACACCGGCCCCGAGGATCCGCCGCTGTTCAGCGCCTACCTGTCCAAACCGGTCAAGGCCGCCCAACTCCACGCAAGCCTGGCCCGGGCCGTGCTGCCGCAGGCTCCGGCCCAAGACGGCCGGCCCGCCCCCGCAGCCCCCTCGTCGCCGGTCCCGTACCCGACGCCGCTACGGATCCTGCTGGCCGAGGACAACCACGTCAACCAGCAACTCGCCCTGCGCATGCTCGAAAAGATCGGCTACCAGGCCGACGTGGCCGACGACGGCGCCCAGGCACTCGACGCGCTGCGCGCCAAGCCCTACGACGTGGTCCTCATGGACGTCCACATGCCCGTCATGAACGGCCTGGAGGCTTCCCGCGCCATCCACGACCAGTGGCCCGAGGACCAACGCCCCCGCATCATCGCGCTCACCGCCAGCGCCACCCGCGAAGACCACGACGCCTGCACCGCCGCCGGCATGGACGACTACCTCACCAAACCCCTCACCCTGACCGCCCTGCAGACCGCCCTCGCCAGCTGCCCCAGCCCAGCACCCGCCGTACCCGAAACGCGTCACATGACGACAAGCACCAGCAAGGAGGCGGAGCACCACCCGCGCACCAGGACAAGCCTCAGACGACAGAAATCACCACAAGACTGA